The proteins below are encoded in one region of Hordeum vulgare subsp. vulgare chromosome 3H, MorexV3_pseudomolecules_assembly, whole genome shotgun sequence:
- the LOC123439196 gene encoding Bowman-Birk type trypsin inhibitor-like, whose amino-acid sequence MKMKRCIAASILLMLALLVAGHPSVTADDVGTILLPSKGKDQVVMEAPRPWKCCDVTSCTKSDPPACTCEDVVDSCAATCKLCRPLSPPRCVCLDQYTGEPGPKCTEVDVAGGGN is encoded by the exons ATGAAGATGAAGAGATGCATTGCTGCTAGCATCCTGCTGATGCTcgccctcctcgtcgccggccaccCCTCCGTTACCGCCGACGACGTGGGCACCATTCTCCTGCCGAGCAAAGGCAAAG ACCAGGTGGTGATGGAGGCGCCAAGGCCGTGGAAGTGCTGCGACGTGACCTCCTGCACCAAGTCCGACCCGCCGGCGTGCACCTGCGAGGACGTGGTCGACAGCTGCGCTGCTACCTGCAAGCTCTGCAGGCCCTTGTCCCCGCCCCGCTGCGTTTGCCTGGACCAGTACACCGGCGAGCCCGGGCCCAAGTGCACGGAGGTGGATGTCGCCGGCGGCGGTAACTAG